A genomic window from Panthera tigris isolate Pti1 chromosome B4, P.tigris_Pti1_mat1.1, whole genome shotgun sequence includes:
- the B4GALNT1 gene encoding beta-1,4 N-acetylgalactosaminyltransferase 1, with the protein MRLGRRALCVLVLLLACASLGLLYVSTRDAPGLRAPLALWTPLQGPSRPELPDLSPEPRYAHIPVRIKEQVVGRLSGNNCSCEASGGSFHFPFQRQLRAIDLTKAFDPEELRAASASREQEFQAFLSRSQSAADQLLIAPANSPLQYPLQGVEVQPLRSILVPGLSLQAASGQELYQVNLTASLGTWDVAGEVTGVTLTGEGQPDLTLASPGLDQLNRQLQLVTYSSRSYQANTADTVRFSTEGHEAAFTIRIRHPPNPRLYPPGSLPQGGEAAQYNISALVTIATKTFLRYNRLRALIASIRRFYPTVTVVIADDSDKPESISGPHIEHYLMPFGKGWFAGRNLAVSQVTTKYVLWVDDDFVFTARTRLERLVDVLERTSLDLVGGAVREISGFATTYRQLLSVEPGAPGRGNCLRQRRGFHHELVGFPGCVVTDGVVNFFLARTDKVREVGFDPRLSRVAHLEFFLDGLGSLRVGSCSDVVVDHASKLKLPWTSRDVGAETYARYRYPGSLDESQVAKHRLLFFKHRLQCMTAE; encoded by the exons ATGCGGCTGGGCCGCCGGGCCCTCTGCGTGCTGGTCCTGCTGCTCGCCTGCGCCTCTCTGGGGCTCCTGTACGTGAGCACCCGGGACGCTCCGGGCCTCCGGGCACCTCTTGCGCTGTGGACGCCCCTGCAGGGCCCCTCCAGACCAGAGCTGCCAGACCTCTCGCCTGAGCCCCGCTATGCACACATCCCGGTCAGGATAAAGGAGCAAGTGGTGGG GCGGCTGTCTGGGAACAACTGTAGTTGTGAGGCCAGTGGAGGGAGCTTTCATTTCCCCTTCCAAAGGCAGCTCCGAGCCATTGACCTCACGAAGGCCTTTGACCCTGAAGAGCTGAGGGCTGCCTCTGCCTCCAGGGAGCAGGAGTTCCAGGCCTTCCTTTCAAG GAGCCAGTCTGCTGCTGACCAGCTGCTCATAGCCCCTGCCAACTCCCCTCTTCAATACCCCCTGCAGGGTGTGGAGGTCCAGCCCCTCCGGAGCATCTTGGTGCCAG GGCTGAGCCTGCAGGCAGCTTCTGGTCAGGAGCTTTACCAG GTGAACCTGACTGCCTCTTTGGGCACCTGGGATGTGGCCGGGGAAGTGACGGGAGTGACTCTCACTGGAGAGGGGCAGCCTGATCTCACCCTCGCCAGCCCAGGGCTGGACCAACTCAACCGGCAGCTACAACTGGTTACTTATAGCAGCCGAAGTTACCAGGCAAACACAGCAGACACAG TCCGGTTCTCCACGGAGGGACATGAGGCCGCCTTTACCATCCGCATAAGACACCCACCCAACCCTCGGCTGTACCCACCTGGGTCTCTACCCCAGGGAGGTGAGGCTG CCCAGTACAATATCAGCGCCCTGGTCACCATCGCCACTAAGACCTTCCTTCGTTACAATCGGCTTCGGGCGCTCATCGCCAGCATCCGCCGCTTCTACCCAACGGTCACCGTGGTCATCGCCGACGACAGCGACAAGCCAGAGAGCATTAGTGGCCCCCACATCGAGCACTATCTCATGCCTTTTGGCAAG GGCTGGTTCGCAGGCCGGAACCTGGCCGTATCCCAAGTAACCACCAAGTACGTCTTGTGGGTGGACGACGACTTTGTCTTCACGGCGAGGACGCGACTGGAGAGGCTTGTGGACGTGCTGGAGCGGACGTCGCTGGACCTG GTCGGGGGCGCGGTGCGCGAGATCTCCGGCTTCGCCACCACCTACCGGCAgctgctgagcgtggagcccggCGCGCCAGGCCGCGGGAACTGCCTCCGGCAAAGGCGCGGCTTCCACCACGAGCTCGTCGGCTTTCCGGGCTGCGTGGTCACCGACGGCGTGGTCAACTTCTTCCTGGCGCGCACCGACAAGGTGCGAGAGGTCGGCTTCGACCCGCGGCTCAGCCGCGTGGCGCATCTGG AATTCTTCCTGGACGGGCTTGGTTCCCTGCGGGTGGGCTCCTGCTCAGACGTCGTTGTGGATCATGCATCTAAGTTGAAGCTGCCTTGGACCTCAAGGGATGTGGGGGCAGAGACTTATGCCCGGTACCGCTACCCAGGATCGCTGGATGAAAGTCAGGTGGCCAAACACCGCCTACTCTTCTTCAAACACCGGCTGCAGTGCATGACCGCAGAATGA